The window CCACGACGATCCTCCATCGTCCTTTTTTCCCCAAGAAGATCCTCCATCGTCCTTTTTTCCCCAAGAAGATCCTCCATCGTCCTTTTTTCCCCAAGAAGATCCTCCATCATTCTTTTTCCCCCAAGAAGATCCCCCGTCAACATTTTTGGCCCATGAAGATCCTCCATCATCCTTCTTGCCCCATGATGATCCTCCATCATCCTTTTTTTCCCAAGAAGATCCTCCGTCAACATTTTTAGCCCATGATGATCCTATATCATCCTTCTTGCCCCATGATGATCCTCCATCATCCTTTTTTCCCCAAGAAGATCCTCCGTCAACATTTTTAGCGCATAAAGATCCTCCGTTATCCTTGTGACCGTCATCTTTCTTATCCCACGACGATCCTCCGCCATTCTTCTCACCCCATGATGATCCTCCGTCATTCTTCTTACCCCATGATGATCCTCCATCATCCGTTTTTTCCCAAGAAGATCCACCATCATCCTTCTTACTCCATGATGATCCTCCATCATCCTTTTTGCCCCAAGAAGATCCTCCATCAACTTTTTTACCCCATGAAGATCCTCCGTCATCCTTATGACCATCATCTTTCTTACCCCATGATGAACCTCCGTCGTCCTTTTTGTCCCACGATCCCCCGTCTTGCTTACTCCATGAAGAACCACCGTTAGGTTCAACACATGAGGACCCTCCTTTATCCTGATTACCCCATGAAGACCCATCATCTGGTTTACCCCAGCCAGGAACTCCCTTACTACTGGCATTGGAATCTTCTGCTGACTTAGTCCAACCAGAAGAACCATCTTTTCTCTCTCCTGAACCAAAACCTCCACCTTGATTATCCCATGCAGAGTCTCCCTTGCTCCCGTCAAAGCCTTTATCCTGTTGTCCCCAGGAAACTCCCTCTTTGTTACTTGCGCTGGAATTTCCATATTTGTTACCCCAATTAGAATCTCCATTTCCCTTTTCCAAACCAGATTCAGAAGCTTCACATAGTTTACCCCATACTGAGTCCTCTGCTTGCTTATTACCATCAGAGCTTCTACCGTGCGTGCCCCAGGAACCTAAATCTGCAACATTGGAAGTAGAAGCTCCTTGTTCCCACGAAGAAGCTTCAACTTTTGAAGCAACTGCATCTCCCCACCCACCAACAGTACCAGCTTCAGAAGCAGGTGGTTTATCCCAGGAATTCCAACCACCAGGTTGATCACTAGCCGAGGACGATTTGTTCTCAGCTGCTGCATTGGCCCACGTTGAAGTATTATCATCCGGAACTGTCGGCTGCTGAAACTGCAAAGTAAGAAACCTTGAGACATCTAGAATCTGCAAGTTCCTTGTCCCCCTTGAAACTATAAAAGTAACAAcattaaaatatcaagttcaatactTACTGAAATGTCAGACGTAGGCTTACTGCCCCATGTGTTCCTGTAACAAAGACATgagatcaaaattttgaaacagCGATTTCAACAAATCAGCTCAGTAAGaaattcataattcatataGTATCAACACACGCGTCACGGCACAGTTAAACCATTATACGTTCAATATTGAGGCTCTCCTGCCTTAACTTTTAATACCAACGGACAAAAtccaacaaataaacaaaaccaaccGGAGAAGGAACCAACACAAAGATCAGCCGAAGAAAGCGTATCACACCTATAGTTTGTTTACACCCCAGCAATAAAATCTGAAGGAACTAGATCCAAATTCGAGGTATATCCAATTAAAACCAAGGAAACCATATCTACTTTTGGGAAAATAGACTTACAAATCAGTAGACGCAGCTCCTATATTCCAGTTACCAACCTCTCCTGACGTGCCCACTCCTTTCGTCCAGTCTACCATATGAGAGAGGAGAACAGTTATGAGGAAATGGGATAGGTGACTTGCAAATGTTCAAATACTTCAGGGCATTTAACCACAACGCAGGTATGCAATAAGTAATTGCAGACGAATTGAAAAGAATTTTGAACGTGCACAAGAAACACCAACCTCCAGAGCTGCCTTCTGTTCCAAGCATGTCAAAAGGTTGAAAGGAACCACTCCCCGGATCCCCacttatataacaaacaaacagtGTGTTAGAGAAGTTGGTATTTGACAGAAAGGACAATGAAATTATGCAAGGAAGAAGTCAAGAGTCTGAAGAGATTCATGTGAACTTACCTTGTACTTAACACAGTGTTTCTGTCGCGAACCTCAGCAAGATGCTCACTTTTAACTGAAATGCATCATCAGAAATATTCAGAAGCGCAGCAGAAGAGTATTGAATCAAAGGAGTAAAAGCATGAAAACAAACCTGTTAAAAGCTTATGCTGGGAATCAAGCTTGACTGTAACATCAGAATAGCGTAAAGCTATTACACGGCAGAGATACCCCTTCAATGGACCAACACGTATCCTCAGCTTTTGGCCAATAGAATACATGCCACCTCTGTCTCCTTTATTGGCTGCATTTGATAATCATTTGTGAGAAGCCTAAGGTAGTAAAAAGAAGCTAGATTATAATAACCCTCCATACATACAGTTACTGTATTTTTCCCTGGGCTGCCACTCTTTTTCAGGAGATAGTGGCGATTTTGGGGAAGATACAGAATCTCCAAAAGCTGAAGCATCAAATCCACCAGTCTGCAAAAAACAGAATATCATCAGAACACAAAGAACTAGCAATTGTATCAAAAGATAGCTGCAGGGACTGAGCTATCTTACCTTCTCATTGGAATCTTCAGTAAAGAGTTTAACTTTCTCACACGATTGTGATTTGCAGCAGAAATATCCACCATTTTCTTCCTCGCTCTCATCATAAAGAAATATGATCCCTCTGTATACTTGCCTTACAACTCCTTGTTTACCCTGAATTTGTGATTTGAAAAGTAAGAAGTTTTTACACAAAATTGTTCACCTCATTATGGGAAAGAAAGGTGCAACTGAAACAAACAAGAATAAGAAATTTATAATCACACCTCGGATGGGCCTTTGGAAATCTTCACAACATCATtaattgatatttgtttgttattcagATCCAAGGCAGTGAATTTTGAATCGAATGGTCCATTCTGCATTTCCTTTTTTCCAACAGAGACTACAGCGGGTCCATCCAAACCTTCTTTCAGAACCTGGAATATTTTGCAACTCATCAGAGACAGGACATAGGGTATAATGAGATGGTGAATAACTACATACCTTGTAACCGTCACCTTTGTCATCCACACCCACAATCAGACCAAAATCTTTTCGACTACAAAGGGAAAGATATGAAAGTGCTTAACATATGAATTACAACCAAGACTTACTAGAAGTACAGTTATGGATGCCTCACCTGAAACAAACTAGATTATATAACTCATAGCTACTTTCTGACTTAGATTCTGATGACCCTTCTCCTTTTCCACCCCCTGATCCTTCTCCTTTTCCACCCCCTGATCCTTCTCCTTTCCCACCCCCTCTGCCAGTTGGaagaatatttttcttcttttcttcaccATAAATTTCAGAAATCCACTCTACATCACCAGTTTCTTTTCGGTCTACAGGCGTAAATTTTAGTATCTCCTCCTTCGATGGTATAACCCCCCAGGAAGATAATGAATCTAAGGATACTTTTTTATAGAGATACCCATCTTTCAGCATCAGGCTATCAAGATGCTCAAACGTCATTCCAGTATCACGATCTCGCCTCACTTGAATGAGAGGTCTGAACTCCCTGTGATTAAAGAGGGGacaagaaaattagaaagttgGTAACtatttacaaaagaagaagaaaagatcaagCATTTTACTCGAGCTCGCTTGAACTGATCAATCTTGGAGCTGGAGTCTGGCCTTTTTTGATAGTAACTCCCCCACCCTGCGCAAGAAAGTTAACGACAAAGCACAGAGCAAACAATGAGATGacatgaacaaacacaataaatagaGGCATAGACAAATAAACGAGAGGGAAAACAGGGTAGCTACATATTTTTGGGTCAAGGCCTGAATATCAATCCTCGGAATTAACTTTATTAATGCTTTTTTTCGAGTGTCACTCACAGCCACAATCTACAAGGATACAGAGCATAAACAAATTAGTTAGCCTTACCCTTACGAAGACAACAAgctgaaaaagaaacatatacagCAAAGGAAATTGTACCTGAGCAAGATCTCCTTTGTATTTACCATTCTTAACACGAGCCCATGTTCCCTcagaaactttttttgtttttctctggACAGTTAGCAGATTTGGAGTTTCGGCTTTAGAAACTAACACCATCCGAGTAGCGTATATACCagttaaattgttgcatgcCTAGGAAAATAAGACAAATCAGAATATCATACACATAATGATTATCCCCAAGCAACATCCTCCAAACTTTAAGATAAGTACGACAATATTCCAACATAGGTATGCTAAAATGTTCAATACCTCGAGAACGTCACGTTCTTTTTCCGcttctatgaaaataaaacccTTGACATGGTCCACAAAGAAGACAGATATGATCTGCAATTTGGTGcctgtcttcttcatctcaacAAATTTGTGCATGAGACAGAAAACCGAATGCTTTTCCCGTCCAATCTACAGTTGAAAATCAAAAAGGAGTCAGCAGAAGTAGGAACAAACTGGGTTAAAGCATAAGTAACCCCTTAGTTAAAACAACATACCGCACACTTGACTTTCCAAATTGGAGGATCCTTGGAAGTTGGAGCAAGAGCATCCATCTCAATGGAATCTttcacatcatcatcagcatATCTAAGAAAACCAGAACCTGGCTTGTATCTTTCTTCCATTATCCTATCAAACTCTTCCTCGTTaatatcttcttcctttggaaaaacaaaagaggagtTGCCCTTTTCTCCCTTGCCAGCCTTACCACTCTCTTCAACCTCAGGTTCGTCTTCCATATCTGCTTCAGATGAGTAGTCAAATAAAGGTGGAAAATTTCTGCAATGTTCAACCTTTAAAGAGTATGTAAACCTTAAAACTAGACAAAACAGCtcgaaaaatcaaacaaaaaaccctagattccaCAGAGATGACCTAAAAATCGATACTTTACAAGGTAAAAATCtaagtagaaacaaaaaaagaagacataaACCATCAAATGTGAAAAAATAGGAGTCCTCACAAGATACGAAACGAAGCAATGAACACAtgcaaggaagaaaaaaaaaatcaacgaaaCCAGAGAAGAGAAATTACCGTTAAGGAAACCTAATCCGTCATCATCTTCGTCGGAGCTGCCTCCGTAGTAGCCAACTTCAGCGGATTCCTCGAAGAACTGAAGAACTTGAGGGTTTTTCCGCTTCTTAATCCTCAAACCTTCATCTCTGAATTCGACGgtgtttctcctcttctttccgCCGGAAGCGGCGACCTGTTTACCCTTTCCCTTGcgatccatcttcttcctcttcttctttcacggCGGGTTTAGGGCTTTCACGATTGCAttctctgagagagagagaagaagcagagagagtgAAAAAGAAACGCTTTGAGCGTGATCCGATGATTGTTTCTgcgacttcttttttttttctttttttattttcttttttttttaactcttttgggccttttgttttttttttttgttatccaaAAGCAATTGGACtctcattattgtttttattgtttaaactttaaacttctcGGCCTTATgattttttccaacttttatcaTATAAAACCTTTTTGGTTTATCCCTTAAATAAGCATCATCTTCCCATAACTAGCAGTATGTTATCACACAAATAATTAATCCTTTTTAGGAAAAAGCCTGCGCGTATACCTCATCTAAATAGGCTAATTATGTGTGCACGGTaacataaaaagtaaaaaactcaAGCTCAAAAGTCatgtaatgtttttttccaaaacaaaccaaaatacaaAGCTAAACAGTTCTTCAaactaatatatgaaaaaagtttttacacCTAGAACGCTTACAGAGACGTTCATTCATTACACACACGAACATACGACTGAGTGTATATAACCCTAACAAAGCATCAAATCACTCTTTATTCATGACTTAGTAACGGTCAAATGTAGAGGACGACGGATAAGCTCCTCCACCACCCCCACTTCGGCTCGGCCTCTCATAAGGAGCACCGGCTCTGCTTCTAAACCCTCTTCCCTCATCTCCTCCGCGTATGGGCCCACCCGCTCTACCACCACTGTACCTGTCACCCCCTGCACTCGGGACTATGTCTCTCTCAAAGGACCGGGCTTTGTCATAGCTCGCTGGAGGATAACGTTCTGACCCACGGCTGTATCTATCACCCCCTGCAAACCTATCAGCCGGGGCTCCATACCTGTCAAATCATAGATTTTTAACATATGTAAGAAAGCATGTCAGTTTGATAACCTTTAAACATACAGTTATTGAGTTGCTTAAATCTAACCTGTCACTGCCGTATCGATCACGAGGTATGTAGGCTTCTCTGCTGTCAAACCTGTCTCTAGCACCAAAGCGTGCAGCACCATCATATCGATCATCTATATAGCGTTCACGGTCCACATAGCGGTCACGGTCAGCATAACGGTCAACACGCCCATCAGATCCTCCAAAGGCAGGAGCACGAGAAGAATAACCGCCAACAGGTCCACCACGACCACCAGAAGCAGACGGACAATCACGGGCCCAATGCCCAACCCGTCCACATTTGAAGCATTCGTCTTCAGCAACACGGCCACCTCCACCTGCACCTCCACCAAAGCTTCCTTTTCCAGCAAATGAATAGCCACTGTCTCTGCCACCTCTAGAGCCATGACTTTCTCCATCATCTCTCCCCACTTTTGGTTCAGCTCTGTTCACTGAGATAACCCGATCACCAAAGTCCCTTCCATGCATCTCTCTGATGGACTCATCCATAGCACGGCGATCAGCAAAAGTGATAAACCCAAATCCACGTGAACGACCGGTATCTCTTTCCAGCATGATCTATACACAACACACCACAAAAGCTGATTTCCCCAAAGATATATGCATACGTGTAGCTAAAACTGACTAGAAGGGCAGTAGTAAAATGAAACGATTGCAAAATCTGAAACACCCATCGGTTTCAAGGTTCACTGCATTACACCGTGACCCTGCTTTGTGTAGTAAATTGTCAATCAACCTCAACTTCAGAGCAAAACACAATACAGATCCCCAGAAACTGAAGCAGCTTTAAAGCAAGTCTACAATCTCAAGCAGAGGTAGGAGACACCACTAACAACTTTTTCTCAATTCAAAAGGATAACTTCCTCAAGTAATGCCCTTAAACGGTATACTAGTTAATCCCTATTCTCTACAGCTAGGTGatgtatttacaaaattaaagagaaaaaggtttACAGACAAAACGAAGTCAGTGAATTAGCTGTACTTCACTCCTGATCAAACATCTGTTTCTTCTCGATATGCAGAAATCATCTGACATTGATCCAGCCAAAGTCATTCAGATCTACTGGAGCTGACAACTCTTTACATAGCACCACAGCCAACAGATCAGAAATACAGAATTCCATCTCACACAAAGAACTTTATCAGGTTTCAGAAGCTTCCAGAAAAGATAAGCGCAGAAAATTGGGGTTTGTGGATCTAGAAGATGTGTTGCCCAGGCACAAGAACCATTTTAATTGGctggagaagaaacaaaaaggaaggAAAATATCAAATCCATGTAACTCCTACTAACCACACAGGGCATGTGAAGTGAGGTGATGTTAAAGCATACAGCCGACAAGAAAGACAAGTAAGAAATCTGGGATAAGAAAAGGAGAGGTAGTCCCAAATGATCATAGAAACCTTGAGATCTCTGCTTCAAGTAATTTTCCATCGGCATGTCATACTACGCTGAAGTACCTTAACTGCTAGCACTGACGTTGAGGGTATCAGGAGGAAACAAAATTTTGCAGAGAGACAGCTGAATGTGGGCTGGGCTTACTCAGAACTATGACTACACAAACGTAATTACGGAAGTATAAAGAGTGCGTTTAGCCAGTGAATAAACTGCATGGGGATACTAAACATCTTCACCACCTGAAGGAGAACGCTGACACTGGCCTGAACTGAATAGCATCTCAAATTGACCACTCAAAACCAAATCAGGAATCCCAGCCCAGCtaaaaaaacaactaattaCTAGCCCTTCTTCCTAAAGTTGTTAATTTCAGGATCTTCACACAGTATGTAAGAGCAGTAACAAGGAACTTTTTTCAGGAAGGAAACCATAACCCAGTGTCGGCATACTTAGAGAGCTCAAGAATTACACAGAGCTCAATCATGAGTTACGAAAAACAGTCTTCCCTCCCAGATCAAACTAAAAAAGATTCCCAGATCAAACAGTCCCAAACTCGTGAAACAAATCCCAAAACTGTGAATCATTTTGCCTGAGAGACTAAAACATTACTGTATATTCCAAAAATTCTTAATCACAGAGCAGTTTCTCAACTTGACCCATGTAGCTCTGATCAATATCAATCCCTAATTCATCACTCTACAGTGTTTCAGTGATACAAAACCAGcatccaggaaaaaaaaaaagaagaagacaatcaaTATGTGAAAAAAGAGAATCATACAAAGTAGTGTGATCGTTCTTAATCACTAATCACAATCATCACAAGTAGATAGACTCATCATGTTTAATTCCTTATAATTTCCTAATACACACACCAGAGAACAAATGACAAGATCGTATTCGTACCTGACAATCGAGAATATCTCCGAAGCGGGTAAAAGCTCGTTCAAGGTCTCTCTCTGTCACCTCCGGCGATAAACCACCGACAAAAATCCTACTACCTTCTTTCGCAGCCATTTTTTTTACACTCGTCTACTCACGGAAAACGACAACAAAGCAGGATTCAGGTGAAcgatcaaacaaacaaaaaaaaatctaaaacgatTCAGCAAAACCTATCGGAGAATTATACGAATTGGAATCAtattacctctctctctctctctctctctcttgttcttgttgacGGAACTCtgaattttcccaaaaatatattatctgaATCGTAGTTTTGTTTCCTTAGCCTCTCACAAGAATATTAATGgcaagacgaaaccctaaaatggTAGTTGAGTTTGCTCCGCCACGCACGAGAAGGGTGAAACACACTACAAGTGCCTAAAGggctaaaatataaaatatcaacaTTAGATAGGCCCAGTAACAAGCCCAGGCCCATGTTTATATTACAGGCCCAAAAGTATCGAGACTTGCGAGCTTCCATGAAGTCATGTAGATTCGAGATTTTAGTGGGTGGATTTTAAGGTACCCATTTATTACCTGGATTAGAATCTATTGACTAAATGGGTTAAATGGGTTACccatatacaaattaaaaaattataatgaaatacttaaaaaaattaaaatctttaatattattattaaatttaatgaaagttttttaaatttttaaataacatagacaacaaataacaaatccatgcaaataacaaattaaacaagtaaaaaatctttgataaaagaaagaatagaCAAAACTAAGAAGAATAATCTTATTTATgaaagtaatataaaattttaatttcttatttacCAAGAAAAAACTCTAATCTTCTCTAATTTCTTAGagtaatttacatatatatctatatatatattttatatttataccaTAATCCATGGGTAACTTGTAACCCTAATGGGTTAACCCACTAAACCTGTAAACCCATTTGGGGTAACCCACtcaaacccatttatttttATGGGTAGAAAAATCCAACCCTTACCCACTAATATAATGGACGGGTTCGGATTACTCATGGGTATTAATCCATTTTGACATCCCTAAAGTCATGGCAGCTAACTGAGGTCATTTTAACACttactacaaaaataatcaaatctgtAGCAGTAGCTCTGTAGGCTGTAGCAGTACATAGATGTTCTAAGAGTGATCAGATCATCACTGTTTAAAATTCTCGTCAGAGATAAAATATCCAATTCGACTCAAagcgattttttttgttttgttttggaattttatgCACAGTAAGATTGTTCTCACATATCCACTATCCAGAATGTGATATCACTCTAATACTCTACACTTCTTCGTGCCAAATAAGGGTTTTTCTTTTATCGACTTTGTCAATTTTACGTTGCTTTGTCAGTGTAAAACCATGTCATTTGGCTCCAACTTTTTACCGTGTTTAATCTTTACATACCAAGAAgcaattcttttttattttatttttctgcttAGAGGGTACGCAAAAGATATTTTTCATggttgtttagggttttgatgttttataatagaataatagtttaggtttttcttttcactcTAGCCAGCTTTTACTTTATAACTTGACCATATATCCCTATAGAAAATACGTGcgaataaaatttgataaaattttgctTTACAATAAAAAAGATACAAGAAGCTTGATCCACGTGAGATCCAAGTCACAATGTTTAGATGACCTAATCACGcattaattaatcaataaaCTAAGTTTAACCAGCCCACAGTTTTGGAGCAAAACAATCTAGAGAGGAATTGTATTTCATATCATATTACCTACTATCATAGTACATATTCCCTatttataaatagtattttgCACCTGCCTAGAATAACAAAATGTTAAATCAAAACTAAGAAAATAGTGATGTTAACATAAAACGTACGTAATTGTGTTTACTTTTGCTATTTTTAAATGCATATGATATGATAACGATCTCAAGCGAGTAGATTTTTAGCTATAGATTTTCTTTCTCGATAAACAGTTTGCCTGTAGATTGAATAGTCGAGTAAGGCAACTTTTAaagtgtaatctttttttttaaactgataATTAACAGAtaattatatacacatataaataataaagacaaaaaataataaagaggtCTAAAACAACAATCATATATCTAAAAGatcttaaattttgtattttttttcttaaacaccATATTCATATAGAAgcattttctgaattttttttacaaatccagAGAACATAAATATTAACCAATATTCATGTAACAGGAAAACTAAACAAGAatcagtttttataaatgttataaacaaaatcaaaatatagcAAGTTAAGCTAGCATCAATTTTTACACCActataaacatgaaaaataaattataatatacaaatacaaGAAGACTTCGTAGAAACacatttgagaaaacaaaaatagttaggATTCTTAGagcttaaataaataaaaataaagaaaaaaaagtttatttttttatataagaatttggttttgaactCAAGTggaaaacataaatgaaatttttttaaaagcattagaccaaaatttcatatattatgTAGGGGCTTGAGGTTGATGCCTATTTTTGTTACACTATAGCTAGGCACGGCCCTGTCGATAAATCGTAATCTCTATATTTTAGAGGGACACATTGAATACATATGAAAATTTGCTGGTAAAGATATCACATTTCAGGTCTTGCATGtgtgtgattatataaaaacGAAGCCGTAGCAGACAAACTtcgaaactaaaaaaaaagaaaactatactATAAAATCATGTGGATTAGTTATAAGCATCCATGTTCCCATGTGGACAGATGTACTTCTTGACCTTACGATCACTAATTAACTAAACAAGACGGTAGCAATAAAATTGCCaaaaagtttggatttacaaaatatttgtatggtctaataaaaaaaatacattcatatTTTGGGTTCTATTATTTAATTGACTATTAGTTAAATTTGAtacaaaataatactatattatatctaaacaaaaattatacaaCTTGAAAATTCAACCTATGGATGtttttttgatttga is drawn from Camelina sativa cultivar DH55 chromosome 8, Cs, whole genome shotgun sequence and contains these coding sequences:
- the LOC104708690 gene encoding glycine-rich RNA-binding protein RZ1C isoform X1 encodes the protein MAAKEGSRIFVGGLSPEVTERDLERAFTRFGDILDCQIMLERDTGRSRGFGFITFADRRAMDESIREMHGRDFGDRVISVNRAEPKVGRDDGESHGSRGGRDSGYSFAGKGSFGGGAGGGGRVAEDECFKCGRVGHWARDCPSASGGRGGPVGGYSSRAPAFGGSDGRVDRYADRDRYVDRERYIDDRYDGAARFGARDRFDSREAYIPRDRYGSDRYGAPADRFAGGDRYSRGSERYPPASYDKARSFERDIVPSAGGDRYSGGRAGGPIRGGDEGRGFRSRAGAPYERPSRSGGGGGAYPSSSTFDRY
- the LOC104708689 gene encoding protein RNA-directed DNA methylation 3-like, translated to MDRKGKGKQVAASGGKKRRNTVEFRDEGLRIKKRKNPQVLQFFEESAEVGYYGGSSDEDDDGLGFLNDMEDEPEVEESGKAGKGEKGNSSFVFPKEEDINEEEFDRIMEERYKPGSGFLRYADDDVKDSIEMDALAPTSKDPPIWKVKCAIGREKHSVFCLMHKFVEMKKTGTKLQIISVFFVDHVKGFIFIEAEKERDVLEACNNLTGIYATRMVLVSKAETPNLLTVQRKTKKVSEGTWARVKNGKYKGDLAQIVAVSDTRKKALIKLIPRIDIQALTQKYGGGVTIKKGQTPAPRLISSSELEEFRPLIQVRRDRDTGMTFEHLDSLMLKDGYLYKKVSLDSLSSWGVIPSKEEILKFTPVDRKETGDVEWISEIYGEEKKKNILPTGRGGGKGEGSGGGKGEGSGGGKGEGSSESKSESSYELYNLVCFSRKDFGLIVGVDDKGDGYKVLKEGLDGPAVVSVGKKEMQNGPFDSKFTALDLNNKQISINDVVKISKGPSEGKQGVVRQVYRGIIFLYDESEEENGGYFCCKSQSCEKVKLFTEDSNEKTGGFDASAFGDSVSSPKSPLSPEKEWQPREKYSNSNKGDRGGMYSIGQKLRIRVGPLKGYLCRVIALRYSDVTVKLDSQHKLLTVKSEHLAEVRDRNTVLSTSGDPGSGSFQPFDMLGTEGSSGDWTKGVGTSGEVGNWNIGAASTDLNTWGSKPTSDISFQQPTVPDDNTSTWANAAAENKSSSASDQPGGWNSWDKPPASEAGTVGGWGDAVASKVEASSWEQGASTSNVADLGSWGTHGRSSDGNKQAEDSVWGKLCEASESGLEKGNGDSNWGNKYGNSSASNKEGVSWGQQDKGFDGSKGDSAWDNQGGGFGSGERKDGSSGWTKSAEDSNASSKGVPGWGKPDDGSSWGNQDKGGSSCVEPNGGSSWSKQDGGSWDKKDDGGSSWGKKDDGHKDDGGSSWGKKVDGGSSWGKKDDGGSSWSKKDDGGSSWEKTDDGGSSWGKKNDGGSSWGEKNGGGSSWDKKDDGHKDNGGSLCAKNVDGGSSWGKKDDGGSSWGKKDDIGSSWAKNVDGGSSWEKKDDGGSSWGKKDDGGSSWAKNVDGGSSWGKKNDGGSSWGKKDDGGSSWGKKDDGGSSWGKKDDGGSSWNNKDDGGYSGQTFDRGGRGFGGRRGGRRGGRDQSGRGRSFSNSEDPTPWNKPSGGSSWGKQDGVSGNGSAWSKQIDTSGGSSWGRQNDGDSKPWNEHNVGGRGFGGSSWGKQDGIGGNGSAWGKQNDTSGGSSWGRQNDGDSKPWNDHNGAGRGFGGRRGGTGFRGGFRGGRNQSGREGGRSFDGDQSSSWKTDNQENTWKSDQSGGSDWKKGWGENSNGSKPSGSSSGGCAGNWPSWDTNSKKETNDKPGNESKSAWGTINDQANTGNSTDSWNKKPNSDVGTSGEADIAWGGKTNAVSSSPSGSAAWGTGDKKSGW
- the LOC104708690 gene encoding glycine-rich RNA-binding protein RZ1C isoform X2, coding for MLERDTGRSRGFGFITFADRRAMDESIREMHGRDFGDRVISVNRAEPKVGRDDGESHGSRGGRDSGYSFAGKGSFGGGAGGGGRVAEDECFKCGRVGHWARDCPSASGGRGGPVGGYSSRAPAFGGSDGRVDRYADRDRYVDRERYIDDRYDGAARFGARDRFDSREAYIPRDRYGSDRYGAPADRFAGGDRYSRGSERYPPASYDKARSFERDIVPSAGGDRYSGGRAGGPIRGGDEGRGFRSRAGAPYERPSRSGGGGGAYPSSSTFDRY